One part of the Ornithodoros turicata isolate Travis chromosome 2, ASM3712646v1, whole genome shotgun sequence genome encodes these proteins:
- the LOC135383046 gene encoding uncharacterized protein LOC135383046 isoform X2 produces the protein MDAASQKIINSVQIQSEDIRSSSHMEKAGFIRCLDEVKCKGITVASITTDRHPSVRKHMRENEPTIVHGFDIWHVVKGMKKKLEAAANSRACAALKPWVQHICNHLYWCSGNSEGNTEFLLSMWRSLTRHVINIHDSHDGPYNRCLHGDLGDRRPWLQPGTVVYIKLCKIVLDKRLLKDIEQLSTVGQTSGLESFHSLLLKFAPKSTAYTPKVMRARTQIAILHFNENADRPLARRKDGGLMYRRKLVKTKKGTEVVSTMKTKATHRYVDHLLREAMTTCQDLSYSEMVAACKSPEPAPMTAQYERQPKEVLIARRMLRFPTE, from the exons ATGGATGCAGCATCACAGAAGATCATCAACTCTGTGCAAATTCAG TCAGAAGATATTAGATCCAGCAGCCACATGGAAAAGGCCGGGTTCATAAGGTGCCTGGACGAAGTGAAGTGCAAGGGCATTACAGTTGCATCTATAACTACTGATCGCCATCCTTCTGTCCGAAAGCACATGCGTGAGAATGAGCCAACCATTGTCCATGGATTTGACATCTGGCATGTTGTAAAAG GGATGaagaaaaagcttgaagctgcagcCAATTCCCGTGCATGTGCTGCCCTAAAACCATGGGTGCAGCATATTTGTAACCACCTTTACTGGTGTAGTGGCAACTCTGAGGGGAATACAGAGTTTCtgcttagcatgtggagaa GTTTGACCCGGCATGTTATCAacatccatgacagccatgacGGACCATACAACCGTTGCCTCCACGGTGACCTTGGCGACCGGAGACCCTGGCTGCAGCCTG GCACTGTTGTTTACATAAAACTGTGCAAGATAGTGTTAGACAAAAGGCTACTGAAGGATATTGAACAGCTCTCTACAGTGGGGCAAACATCAGGCCTTGAATCCTTCCACTCCTTGCTTCTGAAATTTGCTCCCAAATCAACGGCATACACTCCAAAAGTTATGCGTGCAAG GACGCAAATCGCTATCCTGCATTTTAATGAAAATGCTGACCGCCCACTTGCACGTCGAAAGGATGGTGGTCTGATGTACAGGAGAAAGCTAGTTAAGACGAAAAAGGGCACGGAAGTAGTTTCTACCATGAAGACAAAAGCAACACATA GGTATGTAGACCATCTTTTGAGGGAAGCAATGACAACTTGCCAAGATCtgagctacagtgaaatggTAGCAGCCTGCAAAAGCCCTGAGCCTGCACCAATGACTGCACAGTACGAACGGCAACCAAAGGAGGTCCTGATAGCTAGAAGAATGCTGCGGTTCCCAACAGAGTGA
- the LOC135383046 gene encoding uncharacterized protein LOC135383046 isoform X1 codes for MDAASQKIINSVQIQVGESEDIRSSSHMEKAGFIRCLDEVKCKGITVASITTDRHPSVRKHMRENEPTIVHGFDIWHVVKGMKKKLEAAANSRACAALKPWVQHICNHLYWCSGNSEGNTEFLLSMWRSLTRHVINIHDSHDGPYNRCLHGDLGDRRPWLQPGTVVYIKLCKIVLDKRLLKDIEQLSTVGQTSGLESFHSLLLKFAPKSTAYTPKVMRARTQIAILHFNENADRPLARRKDGGLMYRRKLVKTKKGTEVVSTMKTKATHRYVDHLLREAMTTCQDLSYSEMVAACKSPEPAPMTAQYERQPKEVLIARRMLRFPTE; via the exons ATGGATGCAGCATCACAGAAGATCATCAACTCTGTGCAAATTCAGGTCGGGGAG TCAGAAGATATTAGATCCAGCAGCCACATGGAAAAGGCCGGGTTCATAAGGTGCCTGGACGAAGTGAAGTGCAAGGGCATTACAGTTGCATCTATAACTACTGATCGCCATCCTTCTGTCCGAAAGCACATGCGTGAGAATGAGCCAACCATTGTCCATGGATTTGACATCTGGCATGTTGTAAAAG GGATGaagaaaaagcttgaagctgcagcCAATTCCCGTGCATGTGCTGCCCTAAAACCATGGGTGCAGCATATTTGTAACCACCTTTACTGGTGTAGTGGCAACTCTGAGGGGAATACAGAGTTTCtgcttagcatgtggagaa GTTTGACCCGGCATGTTATCAacatccatgacagccatgacGGACCATACAACCGTTGCCTCCACGGTGACCTTGGCGACCGGAGACCCTGGCTGCAGCCTG GCACTGTTGTTTACATAAAACTGTGCAAGATAGTGTTAGACAAAAGGCTACTGAAGGATATTGAACAGCTCTCTACAGTGGGGCAAACATCAGGCCTTGAATCCTTCCACTCCTTGCTTCTGAAATTTGCTCCCAAATCAACGGCATACACTCCAAAAGTTATGCGTGCAAG GACGCAAATCGCTATCCTGCATTTTAATGAAAATGCTGACCGCCCACTTGCACGTCGAAAGGATGGTGGTCTGATGTACAGGAGAAAGCTAGTTAAGACGAAAAAGGGCACGGAAGTAGTTTCTACCATGAAGACAAAAGCAACACATA GGTATGTAGACCATCTTTTGAGGGAAGCAATGACAACTTGCCAAGATCtgagctacagtgaaatggTAGCAGCCTGCAAAAGCCCTGAGCCTGCACCAATGACTGCACAGTACGAACGGCAACCAAAGGAGGTCCTGATAGCTAGAAGAATGCTGCGGTTCCCAACAGAGTGA
- the LOC135384282 gene encoding P2X purinoceptor 7-like, translated as MSSLPNLSALELRILERSRRQNFCSYDSTPESQHDTMPSAESSTEDELPPSPSPDRVGNSLWCTCGKCVPMPTAEECLCCREVNEAVQKQRSGCITRNEYFEILCLDTEVLQVSYCYVRESDDYAVIRNSEVNKKFRYVAYRQLTRWLWGPLGKHCRKVLPACAVHAIRDNFPSELYKGFRLPDV; from the exons ATGTCCAGCTTACCAAACCTGAGTGCCCTCGAGCTTCGGATACTCGAACGGTCACGCCGGCAAAACTTCTGTTCGTATGACAGCACGCCGGAGAGTCAACACGACACGATGCCATCCGCGGAGTCGTCGACGGAGGACGAATTGCCTCCATCGCCGTCGCCTGACCGCGTTGGGAACAGTCTTTG GTGTACTTGCGGCAAATGTGTACCGATGCCGACAGCAGaggaatgcctttgttgccgcgaagTGAACGAGGCGGTACAGAAGCAACGCAGCGGTTGCATAACAAGAAATGAGTATTTTGAGATACTGTGCCTGGACACTGAGGTGCTCCAGGTGTCCTACTGCTatgtgagagaaagcgacgactACGCCGTTATCCGGAACAGCGAAGTaaacaa GAAGTTTAGGTACGTCGCCTACAGGCAGTTgaccaggtggctctggggaccgTTAGGAAAACACTGCAGGAAGGTCCTCccagcatgtgctgtacatgccataagggacAATTTTCCTTCCGAACTGTACAAAGGCTTTCGCCTTCCTGAtgtgtga